CTATAGTTACATTAACTGTTGAGCTATTAAAAGTTATTTACACATTGTCACACATAATGATGGCTTTGAGAGTACTGTGAGTGAAAAGAACCCCAGAAAGATATGTTTAAGATATCATAAAGATAAACAGACTATTTCTAGCCATATGTTTCTACCGTGTTTCGTCTTTTAGAAGTGTACAGAGTAATTAACTGTAGGGAACTTATAATTAATGCGTTCTCATAATTATGGCTTTTAAGGTTGAATGATTATGTATCTTATTTGATAAGATTACGTTTTCTGTCCACAACACACAGTAAGTAGACCTGGCCTGCATAAGGTATCACTTATACAGTGGTTGTGTTCATCAATATTTTTACTAGATTTGGAAGAACTAGATTTTAAAAGGCCGTAAAAAGCcatttaaactgtaaatacaacTTAGAGCCACCAGATGGCATGGGTTACTTCTTCAAAGCATCTTACTCTCGGAATGATCCATGTTCAGCACTGGTTTTGAATGTGAATTGCGCAGCAGTGTGTTCTTGGCACAGAGAGAGATAACTGTTTACTAGAATTCTGGCAAATCTTGAACAGTGATTGGTTCATTTCTCATACGCGATTTATAATTGAATTCATATCGATTTGTTTCTACAGTACATTCATgattcattaagaaaaaaataattacctGATATGGCCTGCAGAGGTCAGCAGAAATTTTGCCCGTAGCATTGCAACATGTATGTATTAGTGGGGAATTTACCATGGCTAAAATTCTCAAGTGCCAAAATTGGGAAACAAGaacaatttactgtaaatgtttcctTTCCAAACATGTTTCCCTTAAACAGACCCTTTCTTTTCTGCACACACAttgaagaatgtattttaaaaatgacatagtCCCATGTGTTTGTTAGAGTTATGATATTCAAAATTCCCTGATCTCAAACATACCTCTTAACCTTATAAACCCCCTTTCAGTTTCTTAGTTCTCCTGTTACAGCAAGCTGTTAATTGGTTTCTGTTCTCCACTCTGTGCTAATCATTAGAGTCTTTAAGTCAACCCAGATGTGCttaattattttttgcaacaaCAGACGGGAATTCCAATCTCCCGGGAATGAGCAGAAGTTTCTTCCAAAAGTCTGTATCTAATTCTCAGGATGAGTCAGCAAAGCGAAATAAAGCGGAGCTGTGCAGATTTGTTCTCTTTTCTTGTGAAACGAATGTGTGGAAAATCACACCGCGCTTGCTGCAACACTTAATCGCTTAAGCTTCAAACAGCATCTGTCAAAACAGAGCTGAAGATTTAAAAGCGTAGCTGGCCTCCTTCAGTGTGCAAACGGCAACTGAAATGGGAATATTAACGTGAATGTTTTCCAATGATTTGCAGGATTGACCTGGGACTCTGTATGGCACTTTCTCTGAAAAGGTGCTCAGTGAATATTAACATTACtagactgttaaaaaaaacctaaacaagcAAATGGATTGCATGCAAACGCATAccttattactgtaattattaaacaGGCTATTGTTTGCAATCCCTGCTCCATATCTCAATGTCTCATTGAGAAATCAAATTGAGTATCCCTACTGTAGTGGGTGTAAATGAAAGTCTTTCATAGTCTccagttttgtatttaacataatAACAAAGGTTTCCCTTTAATCCAGGGAGCTGCATTGGAAAGATGAATGGACCTTTCCCTTGTTTCCATGCTCTGTTATCACGCACTGCACGAGCCCTGAAGTAAATTCCAGGGAATGCTTGTCGAGTTCCCCTCTCTCTCGTCCGGGGATGCTTCAGGACAGACTGACCTTTTCACAGGAGGCTGACGGAAATGCCACATTAGCATCAGCTGCAACAAAGAGCCCTGGCCTGACACTGCGGAATCTCAGGGCTGCTAACCTGCACACCGCTGGGGTTTGTTCGGGATCTAAAGCGGAGCCCAGCAGGGCACGACAACAGAGAGGCTAGGCCGTTTGAAAGAGGAAGGCAATAgaacagtgcagtgcaggacaTCGCCATCAAAAGATCGTCATTGAATTATCTCAGTGTTTCCATCACTCTTTTGCTGTAGTATTACTGCTGTACAAGTAACTTCAATGACAACTGGTATGACAAGaagtcttttttaatttaatacaactCTTCAATTTAGACAACATGTATCACCTCTGAGTGTTTTAGCTTTATGGGTGATGTGCTTGTAATGACCATTTTTATATCAAACTTTAAGAAGCTTGGACCATACAGGTGTGCAATATTCCTGCAATATATAGATATTGTTTAAGAACAATGGTGGCTGAATGGTAGTGCTTGTGAAATCAGCTGGCGTAACTGGAGCACTGGGAATTGTATCCAGTGTAAGCTATACCACACTGGCTGCAGTGTAAAAGCCCTCCAGTTAGTATTTACTGCATGCATTTCTGCTTCAGACTCCAGCCTATTCCCCAGAGTTTTATGCAGCTGAGATGCTTGCAAGAAGTCGCTTGTCGTTATCATATCTGTGCCCTTCCTGTAGCAAACGTTATCTGTTCATCAAAATGGAAATCAAGGGCACCTTGAGGAGAGTGCAAATGAACAGCGTGGCTATGGTTACAAAATACTGTCTACGAGGAGCTGGAAAAACTACTGGGCTACAATGTAAAATGCAACGCAGTTTTAatcagtacagtgatgaaggctcTAGCCcaggggtggccaatcctggCTGTGCAGTTAAAATGAGATAGATCGCTCCTTCAGGGTGTGGATGGAGggttaattgattcaattaaacaatctAGAACAGGACttgaacaaagacctggactggaagcaACAACTTCGGCCACCCCTGCACTAGCCagaacataaacaaatacaatgcgACACAGTTCCACCAAAGCCTTACCCTGGACACAGGGCTGCAGCCACAGTGTGAAAACACAGGAGAGCAAGCTCTGCTGCTGAATGTGCAGGCTAATTTACAACATCAATAGAGCCACCCCGACACATTCATGTGAAATGCCACACAGTCCATTTACCAAGAATAATGAGTAAAAAACAACAGCCAGcatgcagtttaaaatatgtatctaCCAGGGTTTAAAAACAGCTCTATATTTGTGTAGTATATTTACACACAAATGATATTCACAGACATGGttatcgatttatttatttattttttttaaacagtggcaCCCAAAACACAGAGACAAGTAAAACTGTAGTCCATCCCACGGTCACACTTTAGACACCTGGACGAAATTCACGTGGCAAAAAACAGAAAGTCTCTCTTGTTTAATTAGAGTCCGTGACTTGACTGGTTTCACTGATTAACTTTTTGAAACTgcttttgtttggcttttttgtTCTTTGCCGGTTGGATTCAGGGCTACAGAAAGCAGAAATTATTATTTGCGGATTATTATATTGTAGGTAGTGTGAGATACGGAGTACAGGTTTATAGTACAACTTTGTTCATAGGCTTACACAATATTGAGCAAAATCAATTTGAATTGATCATTAGGTAGAAGTTCATGCATTAGCAATTTGCcactatgtgtttaaaatgttcttgttattcatatatttttaattgaattgtgtaattaataaagCAGCTCCaatgtggggtggggtggggggtgtattTTTGCAAAACAGCTCTGACACTGtacattattacattacattGAATTACTGATGTGCAAATATGGATGTGCACAGTGCACCAGAACAGGTGAACACCCGACTCCTAGCAAGGTCATCAATAACAAGATGCAAGGTTTGCACAAAGTACCAGCCGGTAATGAAATACCCTTTTTTATATAATCCACATAATAGTGCATTTTCAAACTGCAATGTAAAAGTGATACGGTTAcagaaatattaataaacactgggGTCTATCTTAACACACACTAATTAGGGTACAACTGTTATTTAAATGCCTTTGGTATTTGAAATATTAACTGGAGTGTAATTCTTTCAACAGGAAACATTACTAATATCTGCTGTGCTAATAGGTTGGTTCGGTGTCGTTGCTGGATCCATATTCATTACTTGAAATCCAGCCCAAAATTACAGCACCGCTATAAGATACAGTAGTGTGAAAGTGCTGTTAAAAAAACCCCTCTCGATTGACAATATATTATTAGAATTCTCTGTCTCCTGTTTTGCTGGGTGGTGGTGTGTGGGAGTTTGTGTTTCCTAGCCCAGCTAAGGGTTAACACTGCTACAGTTTGGTCTGTAGCTGATTCAGACTGAATCCTAGTTTCAAAATGTCTTTGCTCTAAAAAGCTTGCTTAAGTTACTCTATTTGGCAAACCTTGACAGGACAATAAagtattcaattatttttgtaattgtttggaTATTGTTTGGATGGCACCAAAGGAATCACTGTATAAGTGTGCTTAAAGGCTACATGCTTACCAATCATTTTTGTCGTTGCTTTGAAAAGGATGGGCAACCCAACTTATCCTCATTTCATCCCGCAGCACCGCCAGGCAATCAGGACTTCAAACGCCATCGCGCCATTTTCGACATCAAAAATACACAAGTAAATGACTGCATGGAGTGGCTATAGAACCACAAGGCTATGTGTGCAGGACAGTTACACGCAGTACATACAGCATTACAGTTCATGACAAACATACACTGACTGCTCACATGGATGGGAGATGGTTTCGCTTTTGCCACACTCAAACGGTTTACTCGTTTATATTCACAACTACAGATTTATTACACACACaggactgtctttttttttttcagtgttgggTTGTGATCCCCAGTGGCAAGTATCAGTGACAAGTGATGGTTCAGCCTTCCGCAAATGATCTTTAAAACCGTGCCCTTTTTAAACATCTCCAATTAATGAAGCAGCAATCTGCTACGCCCGGTCAGGATCAAACGCCCACAGACCACTGTCCTTGCCACGAGATAGCCCAACGTGCTATAGTCTGAAACACAAAGTCATATTCACACAGCATTGACCACAGCACTGAGTACTTCAAAAACCCTTAAACCCTCAACTCTGGAGTGTCATTTACAAGCTCCAACAATCACCTTAGCTGTTCCTTGCCAGCTCTGTAACACTGCGGGCATGATTTAGCAGCAGAGCAGTAGCATACCTGATCCAAGCTACCATgaagtttcttgctagttttatactttATGAAAAGTGAGATTTGCCCTTGCTTGTGCACTCACTGCCAAACTGGGCTCTTGCAGTTAAGATTTTTCCTGCTCCCACTGTTAAATTACAGCGGTATTAAAAAATGATGACTAATTAATTATCTTATGGTTGTTATGCAATTATACTTTCTGGAAATACTCTGACACTTCTGGGAATATAGTGTTACTCCTAGATTTGTCATGGAACAATGCCATTGATACAGCCTAGCACCTAAAGATGTAAGGTGTTATCAGTGACAGGGTATTGGAATACGAGCCAGCAAAAACACAATGATTCGCTTAATGTAATGTTTAGCACTTCCAGTGTCTGAGCTAAAAGGCTTCCTGAAAAAGCAATATTAATGgctaaaaacagaattaaaaaaacaaaacaaaacaaaaaaaacacattttaaaatgacagcacAGTTGGTTCAGATTTCAGGACCTGCTCCCGGTAATGTAGATCTAGTTTTCTGGGGGTGTACTCTGACTATAGAGCCatttattagatttgtttttaattaacaagaCACATCTGTCTTTGCAATAAGTAATTATGTTAAACCAGATCTGACCCACATTATATTGCTGAACTGCAATGAGAATACCTTCATGTGTATTGTGTTTAACATCTGACAAAGTAAAAAGGTAATATGAAGATATAGTTAAATATACTTTTGATTGTCAGTGTCCAGTAAAATCCTTACACAAACATAATTACTAACTTGATTTCACAGCAAAGACCACGTGAAAATAGTGTCACACAATGTTCTACCATAAAGAACATTTACACAAGTGATACGCATGGTGTCCACAAGTGaacgtttagaaaaaaaaaaggcttgactTTGCGAAGTTTGATGCCTGAATAgtctgttcagtttattttatttcttttgttggGAGATTAACAGAACGCACGCACAATGTCAAGCCAGAGCGAGCCTGCAAGAGACAGGCTCAGTCCTAGTAGAAATTCTTGTTCGGTCTCTGATAAATCCTGCTCTAGCAGCTCCATCACTATGCGGTTCTCTCATGGACCTCTCTAAACAATCTGCCCTCAAAGACTCTCCTGCCTCTAAAGGGAGCCTCTTCTTAAATCTCTCATCCTCCAGTGAAATTCTACCTTGCCTCCAGGAGCACGGTCAACCACCCGATAAGTCACTGGCTATGCTGTATCGAAACTGGATGTGAAGCAAGGGTGCTATTTTGGGACAAGCTTTCAGATGTATGGCACTAACTCAGACATGCCAATACAGATAATTTAAATTGAGGTGAACCTTCTTCCAAACTGCTCTTAAAGGAGAGGCCGGATCATCACCTCTCGCAGCACTGCAGCGTGAAGCTCTGGGAGTCGCTCTTCTCTGTCATTGCCCAGCGGTCTAggtcctcctcctcttcctcctcgtcTCCACAGTGGCTGGCTTCCTCGATGGAGGTCTCCAGGGTGTAGTCATACACCTGCCCCTCTGTGTACTCGTAAATGGTCGGCAGGCTGCTCCTGAGGCTGCAGCGTCTGCGCAGAGCCACGAGCAGGGGCTGTGGCATGGTGAAGATGTCCACGTTGTTGCCCAGGTCGATCCAGGAGAGGCTGGGGAACTTGCCCACATCCTTCAGGGCCTCGGTCAGGTCCTTGATGATGGACAGGGTCAGGCGGTTGCCGTTGAGCGCCAGGTTGGTCAGTTTGGGCAGCGTGCCCAGGTAGGGCAGCAGCATGAGGAGGTGGTCGTCGTGCAGCTCGGTGAAGCTCAGGTCCACCGCCGCGATCCCGTCGCGGTTGTTCTGCAGGTAGTACGCCACCCGGTGGACGTCGCGTGCTGACAGCGGAATCCCAGATAAGTCCACCGAGCCACTGGAGACTTTCTTCTGTAACATTGTTTTGAggctagaaacaaacaaaaaaagaaggatAATTAGTGATTTAGATGTCATGAAGGGTCTAGCGGAAACGCTTGCATACTGTGTTCAGTATATTTGTCTTGTATTTGTTcagatattttattatatgaaaGTTTATTGCTGTGTCCAGTTCATGagctcatttttttttctgggatatACTTTAGATCAAGGTTCACTGTATTATAAGAGTCAAAGGATGGCTGATTAACCTctagtgtgtttttaataataaggTATTCAATGtgtttgaaaagactgcaaggaCATCTGTATTCCTGGGAGAAGTACTGCCAAAATGCAGCAAAACTGATGTTGATTGATGAAGAACTCAGCTCTTTTAGACACGAGTTAGACAGTTCTGCAGTCTCTTAAAGTAACCACACCACTACTGTGTTGGCCTCTTTGCATTGGCTTTGCACTGTACATTTAGTTACAGAGGCATCAAACTTTACAATGTGCTTTTACTGATTGTTTGGTCCACTGCCAGCACAcaactctatggagaaacctctCTCTGCATCTACAACAGAAGGAGAACTTTGGATAGAGTTTGGATACATGTTGTGATGTAGTCCCTGAGGACTGCTGAATATTTGATGGCAGGTCAAACTTCGGACTTCTCTACTCTGAGCTCTTTAGTCGACTTGGCAATGGATCCCAACTCCAGTGCACAGACAGCACAATAGCAGTGCAGCTTTTTGCTTTAATCCAAATGTTTTCTTCCAGTGACCCCGAGGTAATAACTTGtgattataatatttatattgcacattaaaaaaaaaagtatttcaaatgtagtatttaatatataaaatatggaaaCCCAAGCCTGgaactgtgtgtgcgtgtgtgtgtcagcatcAGGTTATGAACGGAGGGGTCTGTTTTTGGAACCTGGCAGTGCAACAGTTACGTTAAAAGCTTGTGTTCAGTATAATGGCAGCACATCCTAACCGTATAGACTTTGTCTTTTTGGATGATGGCCGGTTTCTGAAAGTTTTCCAGCACGGAAAGGTCAGATTATCATTATTTTAAAGCTAATTCCATTGGGCTTGCCTGGTAATTGCATATCTTCACACTCCTGTCTTGCTCAAGGTCACCGTTTCTACGGCAGAAACATAAATCGTGACCATCTGGAGCTGGAGCTCACAAGTGCCCAGATTTATGATGCTATCGATTCCTGGGGCACGCCTCCATTAATGCACTTTCTCTCAGCCCAAGAGCTGACTCCTTCAGTGGCTCTTATTAATCAATTTCCTGGAGAGAATTTGCTGATAAGAATCTAACAGCAGAATTAATGGCAGCTGAAATTCAGATTTGAAATAATAAAGTATTATAAAACAATTAGCTACCTTCTGTTAAGAAGGAAGAGCTACTGGAGCCCTATACTCTAATTATATGGGAAAGGGCTCATAAAGTAAATATTCCACATTACAGCATCTGTATAAACTATATGGGGACTGACCTTTATACAGCCACAGTCTTTACCTTCATAACCAAAGGACACATATCAAATGGTAAATAAGAAACGCTTTGTACAACAACCCATGCTGGACACgcaaaatgaaatgcacacataacctctctctccctctctctcgctcactcaaTCACTCCAGATAAGCACAATAGCACTTTCTTCTCAGCTgatttgtaaagcactttatcaCTGTTCATTgacacatgttgcatttttcctctctccctttccctccctctccatctctctggAAGGATCGATATTTTATACTGACAGCCAGGAACATAAACTGTGAGATCAATGCAGTCTGGAGCCGGCTGTCTTCGGCCCAAGACATCTCCTGCTTGCTCAATAGCTCTCCAGCTATGCCTGGAGGTATTTATTACGCCTTGTCACTGGGTTTGTCTTCTGGCAGTAGCACCTACATGACAGACGTTTTAACTTGCTATAGCTgttgtatttttacagttttaaaaaaaacattatgataaTGAAAGGTGTTACCCTATAAGCCGGTATGGAAAATATAAAGCTGAAATGTAAATAAGattcctactgcatagcagcattacccattccaggttttactatgagccaGTGTCTAGGTCTGCTTTCCAATAATTCAGTGTACAGAATGCAAGTGGCTTTCAATTTCCATGCATTTCTGATCGTGCTTCATTACTGAAGCCCTCCACGCCTTTAACAATCTTCTTTTCATGTGATGCTGTAATGTTTCCCACTGGAGTAATGACCTTGACAGCAATGACAAGCAACAGTTTTATATTCCATTTCCATTAGTATTTCAAACCCAGAgcaatcacatttttgttttcttgtgagaaaaaaaatgcaactttacCTTTTATGGTAGGGTACATTTTctctttgtttaatatatatatatatattatatatatatatatatatataatatctctatatatatatatatatatatatatatacacacacacacacacacacacacacataacataaCATACAATTCATCCCATGTATTATTAATTCTGTATATTTACTACAAGAAAGGTTTTTCTGCTAATTAAATAAACCTTTTTACCTTCAAATGCACTCCAACTAAATATGTAAAACCCTATTTATTTGCCATTGCTAGGcaattaaatgttttgtagtaAATGTTTTTCTGCTTAATTCAGCTCTAGGCTTCCAGCTACAACTCGACTATGAAAGACAGTCAGCACTGGTACAATTGTCAATAACACATTCAATCCCAGTAACGAGTACTAGACAGAGGCTGATTCAAAGTTTCATCACTTAAAACACTCAGTCAAGACTGTAATGACGTTGATTAAGGCTTTTGCCAAAATGCTGTCGACTTGACTTCTGTTTCAAAGATGTAGGACTGGGTTGCACAGTTTCTGGACAGTCAACTATGTCAACAATGGTCAAAGGATGAAAGATAGCTACAAGCTACTTAAAAGCGAGTTTAGAAACCGTTAATCCATTTGAACTGCAATTGTCCCTCTCCGACTCAATTAGAATGAATTCTGGACATTTTCTGACATAGCCCTGACTGCAGTTTATGGATTTTGGCAGATCTGTGATCCCTGCTTTTCGAGTGAGCGTGACATTGCTGAAAACGACTTTTTAAATGTCCTTAAACCGTCTGCAACTTCATTCTGCCATTTTACACAAACACCTTCGACATTTCAATTAGAATTCATTAGCAAGAGTGTGCCGACAATCACTGCGTATGTACAGGTTTCTAGGAGGGATTacgtgttataataataataataataataataataataataataataataactgtacaaGAGAAGattccttaaaacagtctgtGCCAAGGACATTCTCAAGACCCTCCTGTAACACTATAGGCCCCAGTTCATGCACAATTAAATAGGACTGTGTCTaatatgaaattacattttaggaACAGATGAACGAGCCTCCCTGTGTGTAcaggtattattttgtatttgtgttgtgttattatttaaagcgTATTGTTTGTGGATGGGCTGAAACCCCCACCTTGGCAAAGTCGtttagaatgtgaccatctccgaatTGAAACATTTACATGCAAGACTAGGAGCTTATTGCAAGGCATTGCAGAGCTCAGATGAAACTGGCTGCAGTCCCAGTTTGATGCTGGAATGAgatttacagactggtttcaagGTGCAGATGGGTATTTGGCATCTGTCTTCTGATCATCAAAGAACCAGCACACAGTTTAGCACTCATAACTCTGCTCAGGACTGTGAACACCTAAACTCAGACAGCTTTGTTAAAACTCTTACCTCCCTTGGTCTTCTGAAGGAGGTGATGAAAGGTCTATTTAGTTATGATTAACAAGACACGATCTTCCAAGTGCCTTTCAAGAAACTTTGTGCCAGGAGTGTGGATAAAATATATCTCGAAACGGCATGTTTAGACAGTATTTAAAtagctgttgtttttctttaccaGCAAGAAAAAACAATGTATGTTTCAAATTGTAATTTTACGATCATTCTCCTTTCACTGAAGTAGAAATATTACTCCTTAATATATTCTCCAGGCTAACTATGCCGTTGCTATTTGAATCAAGAGGCTTCTGGCGATTACAGGTTTTATATGAGTGCCAAAGAATCATCAATGATTTTCTAAATGACATTTACTTGTTACTCAGCTCACGAGTCCTGCAATATAACAATATTTCATTATGTGTTCCCTTTATTATCAAGATTATAATACTTTGTTATTGTGTGCTCTGAGTcaatgtaatcacatacaaaatgaaaaaagtaatgaAGGAAAATGCCAGAGGGACAACTTGCCAATTTCTCCTGTAGATCTTGCTGGAAAAGACATTCAGTGCCAGTGCCA
The Polyodon spathula isolate WHYD16114869_AA chromosome 22, ASM1765450v1, whole genome shotgun sequence genome window above contains:
- the LOC121297564 gene encoding leucine-rich repeat-containing protein 75B-like — its product is MGSRLSRQSSLQDETEFSKKKRQQSPGEAGASGGGDFLFTSLILKSDKLPGMLKKNNPAPYTRRVGWIRDIQALIRECKVEQAVDVIKLLRKDLGLEGTSLNDILYKNAAFLNLVDPISHELLLSLARDIQCPKKELDPLKSSDKICRQLIYHLTPHNKWLRQSLPRRKSQACLKTMLQKKVSSGSVDLSGIPLSARDVHRVAYYLQNNRDGIAAVDLSFTELHDDHLLMLLPYLGTLPKLTNLALNGNRLTLSIIKDLTEALKDVGKFPSLSWIDLGNNVDIFTMPQPLLVALRRRCSLRSSLPTIYEYTEGQVYDYTLETSIEEASHCGDEEEEEEDLDRWAMTEKSDSQSFTLQCCER